In Dromiciops gliroides isolate mDroGli1 chromosome 4, mDroGli1.pri, whole genome shotgun sequence, one DNA window encodes the following:
- the CREG1 gene encoding protein CREG1 isoform X2 — translation MRLPTTAISTLLLLPLLLPPPASPAAPGALELPPREDVARVARFVAHACNWGALATVSTVPAVRGRPFANIFSLSDGPVGASSGVPYFYLSPLQMSVGDLQENPNATLTMSLAQTDFCEKQGFDPQSPLCAHIMLSGTITKVNDTEMGFAKKSLFSRHPEMESWPADHNWFFAKLAITNIWAIDYFGGAKTVTPEEYYKAKP, via the exons ATGAGGCTGCCGACGACTGCCATCTCGACGCTGCTGTTGCTGCCgttgctgctgccgccgccggcCTCACCCGCCGCTCCGGGGGCGCTCGAGCTGCCCCCCCGCGAGGACGTGGCGCGGGTGGCGCGGTTCGTGGCCCACGCCTGCAACTGGGGCGCGCTGGCCACCGTCTCCACGGTGCCGGCGGTGCGCGGGCGACCCTTCGCCAACATCTTCTCCCTCAGTGACGGGCCTGTGGGCGCCAGCAGCGGCGTGCCCTACTTCTACCTCAGCCCGCTGCAGATGTCCGTGGGGGACCTGCAG GAGAATCCAAATGCCACTTTGACAATGTCTTTGGCACAGACTGATTTTTGTGAGAAACAAGGATTTGATCCTCAGAGTCCCCTTTGTGCTCACATAATGTTGTCAGGAACAATCACGAAG GTGAATGATACAGAAATGGGCTTTGCAAAAAAGTCATTATTCAGTCGTCATCCTGAAATGGAATCGTGGCCTGCAGATCATAACTGGTTCTTTGCCAAATTGGCTATAACCAACATCTGGGCTATTGACTACTTTGGTGGAGCCAAAACAGTGACACCTGAAGAATATTATAAAGCCAAACCTTAG
- the CREG1 gene encoding protein CREG1 isoform X1: MRLPTTAISTLLLLPLLLPPPASPAAPGALELPPREDVARVARFVAHACNWGALATVSTVPAVRGRPFANIFSLSDGPVGASSGVPYFYLSPLQMSVGDLQENPNATLTMSLAQTDFCEKQGFDPQSPLCAHIMLSGTITKVNDTEMGFAKKSLFSRHPEMESWPADHNWFFAKLAITNIWAIDYFGGAKTVTPEEYYKAKP, encoded by the exons ATGAGGCTGCCGACGACTGCCATCTCGACGCTGCTGTTGCTGCCgttgctgctgccgccgccggcCTCACCCGCCGCTCCGGGGGCGCTCGAGCTGCCCCCCCGCGAGGACGTGGCGCGGGTGGCGCGGTTCGTGGCCCACGCCTGCAACTGGGGCGCGCTGGCCACCGTCTCCACGGTGCCGGCGGTGCGCGGGCGACCCTTCGCCAACATCTTCTCCCTCAGTGACGGGCCTGTGGGCGCCAGCAGCGGCGTGCCCTACTTCTACCTCAGCCCGCTGCAGATGTCCGTGGGGGACCTGCAG GAGAATCCAAATGCCACTTTGACAATGTCTTTGGCACAGACTGATTTTTGTGAGAAACAAGGATTTGATCCTCAGAGTCCCCTTTGTGCTCACATAATGTTGTCAGGAACAATCACGAAG GTGAATGATACAGAAATGGGCTTTGCAAAAAAGTCATTATTCAGTCGTCATCCTGAAATGGAATCGTGGCCTGCAGATCATAACTGGTTCTTTGCCAAATTGGCTATAACCAACATCTGGGCTATTGACTACTTTGGTGGAGCCAAAACAGTGACACCTGAAGAATATTATAAAGCCAAACCTTA